The DNA region CCAACTTCTTCATCAACCGTAAAAAGGCACTCTAAATTTTCATTATGCTCCATGGCCCAAAACATAATGGCCATGCCCATGCCATTATCAGCTCCCAGTGTAGAGTTCTTAGCTTTGACAAGCGTACCTTCCATGACAATCTCTATGGGATGGGTATTGCCAATACAGACCATATCGTAGTGCGCTTGTAAGCAGACTTGAGGTGCCCCTTTATGGCATAAAATATTTCCTACATGATCTTCATGTACACCAAAACCAAGGGAATGGGCAAACTCACAGATATACTCTTTCATCTTTGTCGTATGATAGCTGCAACGCGGAATGGCAGTAATTGCTTTAAAATGCTCTAATATTGACTCCATCTAAACCCTTGAAAATTTAATAAACGAAATGCTATTATACAACCCATGAAAACAATATTAATTTTACTCACTGCCATACTTTTACAAGGCTGCGTCTATTTTAATGACCGAGGCGTATCGGGACGCTATTATAATGATTGCACAGAATATTACGATGGTATGGGTATTTACCATAAAGATTGTGATGAAAATATTGTCGACTATAAAACCGTAACAGATGGTGTTTCAAAAGGGGTCGATAAGAGTGTTAATGCTACCAAAAGCCTTTTTGAATAATCAGCGATGAGTTTAGCAACAATCCGCCAAGAGCGTCTTGCTTGGCTAGAATGGAAAGATATTAAGCCGATGCGAGAGGCACTTACCTCTCTTCCTATGCTTGAAAATATCTCTTTTTCACTGGGCGATACTATCACAATAAAAGCTTTACATGTAAAGTTTTTTGATCAAGAAAAAATTAGACAGTGTGCCCTCGCTCTCAGACCATGGCGCAAAGGTCCTTTTGAAATTCTTGATACTTTTATTGATACTGAATGGCAAAGCTTCATCAAATACAATCTTTTAGAGCCTTACTTTAATCTCGAAGGAAAAGTCGTTGGTGATATTGGTTGTAACAACGGCTACTATCTCTTTCGGATGCTTTCACAACGTCCTAAAAAACTCGTTGGTTTTGACCCTTCAGCCCTCTATAAAACACAATTTGATTTTATCAACCATTTCATTCAAAGTGATATTGTCTATGAGATGCTTGGCGTTGAGCATCTGCCAGAGTATGAGCATAGATTTGACACGCTTTTTTGCTTAGGCGTTTTGTACCATCGAAGCGATCCGATACAAACACTCAAAGCGCTCTACCAAGGTCTTAATCCTAACGGTGAGCTGATTTTAGATACCTTTATGATTGATGGAGACACACCTGTGGCACTGTGCCCCTCAAAAACCTATTCAAAAATTCCTAATGTCTATTTTGTACCAACCATTCCAGCCCTTTATAACTGGCTAGAACGTGCAAAAATTCAGAGATATTGAACTCTTGGAAATCAAAAAAACCGATGCCAATGAGCAGCGGAAAACAGAGTGGATTTATGGTGAAAGCTTGGAAGATTTTTTAGACCCAAATAACCCAGAACTCACTATCGAAGGATTTCCAGCACCCAAACGGGTTTATATTAAAGCAAAACGTTAAATCCGTCGATTTGTTATCAATTATAAGTTTATTGTGGAAAATAATTATAGCGCCTAGGTGCGCAGGCTCTCTGCCAAAGAGAACTCAATGTTAACGCAATTTTTAAAGCTTTGCATTAAAAGCGTGTCAAAAAAATAAAAATAATAGCAAGGATGCTAAATGGTAAAGAGTAAAGCGGGTTTAGTTCAAGAGATGCTTGACAACACCACTAATTTTGATGATGAGTCAGACAATCAGGATGAAAGTTCGCTCGATTCTACCAATTTTTTAAATGATGATCTCAAAACTCACATTAAAATTAAAAGTACTCTTGTGGGAAACCTCACAGAACTGAGTAAAAATAGCTCCAAAGTCCTTTTGCAAACAACCCATGAAATGAGTGTCGATGAATTTGGTTTGATTCACAGTGGTTTTCTTTTTGGTTCAGCAGAATATGCGGCTGTTGCGGCTGTTAATGAACCCAATGTTGTCGTCATTGGATGCCGTTCTAAATTTTTTGCACCTGCCAAAGTGGGCGATATTGTCAACTTTGAGGCTAAAGGTCGTTTTGAAGATGCCCGTAAAAGAGAGATCAAAGTTATCGGTACCATTAATGAAATAAAGGTTTTTGAAGGTATTTTTCAAGCCGTTTTATTAGAACACCATATTCTTGAAACCAAAATTGAAGAGCTTCAAGCAAGCTTCAGTCCCAAAGAGTTTTCATAGAAAATTAAACCAATACGGCACGTTTTGTTGCTCAATTTTAAGTGTCGTACTTTCTCCATGCCCTGGAAAAATTTTCCAATCAGCATCAATTTTTAAAAATTTTTCCAGACTTTGACGCATTTGGTCAGCATTGCTGTACGGAAAATCATATCGACCAATCGAATTTTTAAAAATAAAATCTCCACTAAAAAGAGTATTATCAATTAAAATGGCACTGCAACCGGGTGTATGCCCTGGAAAATGAAAAAATTTGACACATATACCTTCAATATCAAAACTCTCATCACCCACAACTTTTACATTTGCATAACTAGGAGGCGTTCCTTGTCCAAAGGGATCATCTTCAAGCATAAAACAATCATCTACAGGCGCATAAATTGGGATGTTTAATTGAGCTGAAAGTTCAGCATTACTCCATACGTGATCAAAATGACCATGCGTATTTAAAATAGCGATAGGATGATGCACATTGCGTAAAACCCAACTTGTTGCTTCCATTCCCGGGTCAATAATAAGCTCTTTGTCATAAATAGTAATGATATAACAATTGGTTCCGTATGCCCCACATGCTCTACTTTTGATTTGCATTAGCTACTTCTTTTATGAATTTCTAAAATTTTAACACATCTCATCTTATTTTGCTTTAGAAGCTTAAAAGATTGCATTAATTTTAAGTTTAGTATAATTAATCTATTGCTTAAATTGATTACGAGGTTACTGCTATGAATAAATACCAATCTATCGAAAATTATTTAGTTAAGTTTCTTCAAGATGAGGTGCGAAAAGCTGGTTTTTCCAAAGTCGTTTTAGGAATTAGTGGTGGCGTAGATTCGGCTGTTGTTGCCATTCTTGCCCACAAAGCTTTTAAAGATAATCTTTTAGGCATCATGCTTCCAGCCTCTACTTCAAGTAGTGCAAGCTTTGAACATGCAAGCGAACTTACTCAGAAATTTGGTATCAAAACTGAAAAAATCCCTGTTGGTCCTCTTGTTGATACCTACTTCCACGATAAAAAAGATGCTTCAAAACTTCGCATTGGTAATTTTAGTGCACGCATGCGTATGGCAGTTCTTTACGATATTTCTGCACGTGAAAATGCTCTCGTGTTGGGAACAGGAAACAAAAGTGAAATCTTACTTGGATACGGCACTATTTTTGGTGACCTTGCCTGCGCAATCAACCCCATTGGCGAACTTTATAAAACAGAAATATTTGAATTTGCAGCACACCTTGGTGTACCAAACTCTATTCTTACCAAGGCACCATCGGCTGATCTTTGGGAAGACCAAAGTGATGAGGGAGAGTTTGGATTTAGTTACGCACAAATTGACAAAGTGCTTTACGCTCACATAGAAGAACACAAAGATAAAGAAGCTCTCCTTGCTGCTGGCTTTGAAAAAGAGCTTGTTGAAATGGCATTAGAGCGTATTGCAAGCAATCTTTTTAAAGGAAAACTTCCAACCATTGCTGATTTATCAGCGGTAAAATAAAGGATAAACATGAAAGAAATACCATTTTATAAACCATTTATCGATCAAAGAGAAAAAACACTTATCAATGAAGTTTTGGATTTGGAAAAAGCTAACAAAGTCGAAACACTCGAGAAAGAGTTTATAAAATATACTAACTGTGGCGATGCCATCTCAACGGTGAATGGAACAGCTGCCATGCATCTTGCTATGTGTGCCTTAGATCTTAAACGCGGTGATAAAATTATCTGTTCGGTCAATGCTTTTCCTTCCGTTGCAGAAGTGGTTCGTCACTTTGACGCTGAACCTATTTTTGTGGACATTGATAAAGATGATTTCAACATCGATATTGAACAATTAGAGAGTGTCCTTAAAAACAATAAAGCTAAAAAACTTAAAGGTGCATTCATCAGCCATATTGCTGGGCAACCTGCTGAACTTTCAAAAATCTATGAGTTAGCGAAGCAATATGACATTAAAATTGTCGAAGATGCAACAGCAGCACTAGGTGCTACGTATAAGGGGCAAAAAATAGGCGCTCTTGACGCCGACATTACCGTTTTTCGTTTCAATCCACAATCTAATAATTCTGTATCCAGTGCGGGTATTATGACGACTAAAGATCCTGAACTTTCAGAACGTGCACGCCTTCTTCGTAACCATGCCCTTGTAGGAGACGGTTGGGACAAATTTGGTAACCTTGGTTATGTCTATGATGTGGTTGATATTGGATTAAAATATGACCTCAATGAACTTAATGCAGCTTTTGCAATCGGTCAATTGGAAAAAAATGAAAGCTTTATTGAGCGAAGACTCGAAATTGCTGATATTTATAACCGTGAGCTTGCCTCATGTCCACATGTTTCTACGCCGATTAAAAAACGTGATCATACTTATGCACAGTACATCATCAAAATTGATAAAAATAGAGATAATTTTGCAAAAGAGCTTAAAGAGCGAGGTATTTACACAGGGCTTCACTACATTCCATTACACCTTTTAAGCTACTATAAGCATAAATACAACTTGCGTGTCAATGATTTTCCAAAAGCACTCAGCAATTATCAACAAATTTTATCACTACCAATCTACTCAAGCCTCAGTGATAAAGATGTTCTTCACATTTGTGAACAAATCAAAGAGATTGCTAAGAACCGTGTTTAACCGTTCACGTTTTGTTCTATGGGTAGAAGCCTATCTCTTCTACCCAACTTCTTTATTTCAACGATTTTTATCTTATCTGTTCCTACCATTAAGTGCCCTTTACTGCGCTATTGTTTTATCAAAGCGTTTCTTTGGCAGAAGAAGAAAGCTTTTTTTTACAATTCCTATCATCAGTATAGGCAATCTTACCGTTGGTGGCAATGGTAAAACACCTTTTTGTATCGCCTTAGCCAAAAATCGTGACCATGTTGCTATTGTTCTTAGGGGATATGGGCGTAAATCACATGGACTCATTCTTGTCTCAGATAATGGTCAAATTATGTGCGATGCACCAGCTAGTGGTGATGAAGCAATGCTGTATGCCAAATCTTTACCAAAATCAACCGTTATTGTGAGTGAAGATCGTGTGGAAGCCATTCGCTTTGCAAAGAAAAAAGGTGCAAAAATTGTCTTTTTGGATGACGGTTTTTCCAAAAGTTTTATTCATAAAATTGATATTTTAGTCAAACCAAATCCCGAACCAGCAAACAATTTTTGTCTCCCCAGTGGACCATATCGTGAACCAAGATTTCTTTACCAATATGCTGATCTTGTTATCTCAGAAGATATGGATTTTAAACGTCATGTTGAGGTCATTAATCCTAGTGAAAGAATGCTTCTCGTAACAGCTATCTCCAAACCTAGTCGTTTGGATGCTTATCTGCCCGACAATGTTGTTGGAAAAGTTAGTTTTGAAGACCATTATATGTACTCAGAAAAAGAGCTTGAAATTCTCCTTCATGAACATAAAGCGACGACCATTTTAACCACACAAAAAGATGCCGTTAAAATGGCTACCTTTGACATCCCACTCTCTC from Sulfurospirillum diekertiae includes:
- a CDS encoding MBL fold metallo-hydrolase — encoded protein: MQIKSRACGAYGTNCYIITIYDKELIIDPGMEATSWVLRNVHHPIAILNTHGHFDHVWSNAELSAQLNIPIYAPVDDCFMLEDDPFGQGTPPSYANVKVVGDESFDIEGICVKFFHFPGHTPGCSAILIDNTLFSGDFIFKNSIGRYDFPYSNADQMRQSLEKFLKIDADWKIFPGHGESTTLKIEQQNVPYWFNFL
- a CDS encoding DegT/DnrJ/EryC1/StrS family aminotransferase, coding for MKEIPFYKPFIDQREKTLINEVLDLEKANKVETLEKEFIKYTNCGDAISTVNGTAAMHLAMCALDLKRGDKIICSVNAFPSVAEVVRHFDAEPIFVDIDKDDFNIDIEQLESVLKNNKAKKLKGAFISHIAGQPAELSKIYELAKQYDIKIVEDATAALGATYKGQKIGALDADITVFRFNPQSNNSVSSAGIMTTKDPELSERARLLRNHALVGDGWDKFGNLGYVYDVVDIGLKYDLNELNAAFAIGQLEKNESFIERRLEIADIYNRELASCPHVSTPIKKRDHTYAQYIIKIDKNRDNFAKELKERGIYTGLHYIPLHLLSYYKHKYNLRVNDFPKALSNYQQILSLPIYSSLSDKDVLHICEQIKEIAKNRV
- a CDS encoding NAD+ synthase, giving the protein MNKYQSIENYLVKFLQDEVRKAGFSKVVLGISGGVDSAVVAILAHKAFKDNLLGIMLPASTSSSASFEHASELTQKFGIKTEKIPVGPLVDTYFHDKKDASKLRIGNFSARMRMAVLYDISARENALVLGTGNKSEILLGYGTIFGDLACAINPIGELYKTEIFEFAAHLGVPNSILTKAPSADLWEDQSDEGEFGFSYAQIDKVLYAHIEEHKDKEALLAAGFEKELVEMALERIASNLFKGKLPTIADLSAVK
- a CDS encoding tetraacyldisaccharide 4'-kinase produces the protein MLRTVFNRSRFVLWVEAYLFYPTSLFQRFLSYLFLPLSALYCAIVLSKRFFGRRRKLFFTIPIISIGNLTVGGNGKTPFCIALAKNRDHVAIVLRGYGRKSHGLILVSDNGQIMCDAPASGDEAMLYAKSLPKSTVIVSEDRVEAIRFAKKKGAKIVFLDDGFSKSFIHKIDILVKPNPEPANNFCLPSGPYREPRFLYQYADLVISEDMDFKRHVEVINPSERMLLVTAISKPSRLDAYLPDNVVGKVSFEDHYMYSEKELEILLHEHKATTILTTQKDAVKMATFDIPLSLLKLEVEIFPETLAKINTLLAPKR
- a CDS encoding thioesterase: MVKSKAGLVQEMLDNTTNFDDESDNQDESSLDSTNFLNDDLKTHIKIKSTLVGNLTELSKNSSKVLLQTTHEMSVDEFGLIHSGFLFGSAEYAAVAAVNEPNVVVIGCRSKFFAPAKVGDIVNFEAKGRFEDARKREIKVIGTINEIKVFEGIFQAVLLEHHILETKIEELQASFSPKEFS